GGCACCGCCCCGGACCTGACGGTCACCGCCGCCCCCGCCGACGAGCACCCCCGCCGCGCGCGGGAGGCCGCCGTGCCCTCCTTCGACCTGGCGACCCGACTCCCGCTGCGCGCCCACCTGTTCACCGACGGCGACGAAGACCACTACCTGCTGCTGGTCCTGCACCACATCGCGGGCGACGGCGCCTCCCTCGACGTCCTCCTGCACGACCTGTCCGCCGCCTACACCGCCCGGCTCCTCGGCCGGGAACCGGACTGGCCCGACCTGCCCGTCCAGTACCCGGACTACGCCCTGTGGCGGCACGAGGTCCTCGGCGACCCCGCCGACCCGGACTCCGAGCACACCCGGCAGCTCGACCACCGTGCCCGTGCCCTGGCCGGGCTGCCCGAGGAGCACACCCTCCCCACCGACCGGCCCCGTCCCGCCGTGGCCTCCCACCGTGGCGCCGTCGTCACCGCCGCGACCGGCGCCCGCACCCACGCCCGCCTCGCCGGCCTCGCCCGCGACCGCCGTGCCACCGTCTTCATGACCGTCCAGGCCGCGTTCGCCGCCCTGCTCACCCGCCTCGGCGCGGGCACGGACCTCGCCCTCGGCTGCCCGGTCGACGGCCGCGACGACGAGGCGCTTGAACACCTCGTGGGCCTCTTCGTCGACACCGTCGTGGTCCGGGCCGACACCTCGGGCGGCCCCGCGTTCACCGAGCTGCTCGACCGGGTCCGCGACGCCGCCCTGGACGCCCACGCCCACCGGGACGTGCCGTTCGACGCCCTCGTGGACCGGCTCAACCCGCCCCGGACACCCGGCCGCCACCCCCTGTTCCAGATCGCGGTCGCCGGCCGTCGGGACACCGGCGGCGCGCCCGTCCTGCCGGGCCTGCGGACACGGACGGAGGCCGTGCGCACCGCCACGGCCAAGTTCGACCTGACCCTCGAGGTCGACGAGCGCCTCGACGCGGACGACCGGCCCGCGGGCATCGGGCTCATCCTCGAATACGCCACCGACCTGTTCGACGCCGGCACCGCCCGACTGCTCCTGGACCGGCTGGTCCGCCTCCTCGACGCCGTCGCCGGCGACCCCACCGCTCCGGTCGCCGAGCACGACCTGCTGACCCCCGGTGAGCGCGCCGCCGTCACCGAGGGCTGGCAGGGCGCGCCGGCCGTGGCCCACGACACCACCGTGCACGCCCTGTTCGCGCGGCGGGCCGCGGCCCACCCCGAGCGCACCGCCGTCGTCTGCGGCGACCGGGAGACGGGCTACGGCGAACTCGACGCCCTCGCCGAGCGGGTGGCGGCGGCCCTCGCGGACGCGGGGGTGCGACCCGGCGACACCGTCGCCCTCCTCATGGAGCGGTCGACCGACCTGATCGCCGGCTGTCTCGGCGTGCTGAAGGCCGGGGCGGCGTACCTGCCGCTCGACGCCCGCGCACCGCGCGCCCGTTCCGCGGCGGTCGTGTCCGCGGCGGGGGCGTCGGTCCTCCTCACCGACCCGGGCACCGACACCGACGGCCTCGGCGTCGGGCACGTCCTGCGACCCGGCGAGGACGAGGCCGCCGGCCGTCCCTCCCCGGACGGCCGCGACGACGACACGGCCGGGGCGGTCCCGGTCACCGGGCGCCCCGACGACCTCGCCTACGTGATGTACACCTCGGGCTCCACCGGCACGCCCAAGGGCGTCGCCGTGGCCCACCGCGACATCGTCGCCCTGGCCCTGGACCGGCGCTGGCGCGGCGGCGCCCACGACCGGGTCCTGTTCCGCTCCCCGCACGCCTTCGACGCCTCCACCTACGAGCTGTGGGTGCCACTGCTCACCGGCGGCCTCGTGGTGGTGGCTCCGCCCGGCGACCTGGACGTCGACGGCATCGCCCGGCTCATCGGCGACCAGCGGGTCACCGGGACCTTCCTGACGGCCACCCTCTTCAACGAACTGGCCGACCGCTGCCCGCAGCTGCTGGGCACCCTGCGCGAGGTGATGACCGGTGGTGAGGCCGCCTCCCCGGCCGCCGTACGCCGGGTCCGCGCGCACTGCCCGGACACCATCGTGACCAACGCCTACGGGCCGACGGAGACCACCACGTTCGCCGCGCTGTTCCCGCTGGGCCCCGGGGACGACATCCCGGCCGGCCAGGTGCCGATCGGACGCCCCCTGGACGGCACCCGGCTGCACGTCCTCGACGACCGTCTCGCTCCCGTCCCGCCCGGTGTCACCGGCGAGCTGTACATCGCGGGTGCCGGACTGGCCCGCGGCTACCTGGGACGCCCCGGACTCACCGCGGAACGCTTCACGGCCTGCCCGTCGGGACCGCCGGGCACACGGATGTACCGCACCGGCGACCTGGCCCGCTGGACGCGGGACGGCCAGGTCGAGTACCTGGGGCGCGCCGACCGCCAGATCAAGATCCGCGGGCTGCGCATCGAGCCGGGCGAGATCGAGAACGCCCTGGCGGGCCACCCGGACGTGGGCCGGGCCGCGGTCACCGTCGTGCCGGGCGCCGCCGGTCCGTCGCTCGCCGGGTACGTGGTGGCCGCCGAGGGCAGGTGTCCCGACCCGGTCGCGCTGCGCGCCCACCTGCGGGGCGAACTGCCGGACTGGATGGTCCCCTTGACGATCACGGTGCTCGACCGGTTCCCGGTGACCCCCAACGGCAAGACCGACCTGGCCGCGCTGCCCGCGCCCGGCCCCGCCGCCGGGG
Above is a genomic segment from Streptomyces collinus Tu 365 containing:
- a CDS encoding non-ribosomal peptide synthetase codes for the protein MIPLSHAQRRLWFLSRDGDPGGQYNIPVGLRLHGALDRAALTIALTDVTARHEALRTVFPHDDGVPRQHVLDPGTAPDLTVTAAPADEHPRRAREAAVPSFDLATRLPLRAHLFTDGDEDHYLLLVLHHIAGDGASLDVLLHDLSAAYTARLLGREPDWPDLPVQYPDYALWRHEVLGDPADPDSEHTRQLDHRARALAGLPEEHTLPTDRPRPAVASHRGAVVTAATGARTHARLAGLARDRRATVFMTVQAAFAALLTRLGAGTDLALGCPVDGRDDEALEHLVGLFVDTVVVRADTSGGPAFTELLDRVRDAALDAHAHRDVPFDALVDRLNPPRTPGRHPLFQIAVAGRRDTGGAPVLPGLRTRTEAVRTATAKFDLTLEVDERLDADDRPAGIGLILEYATDLFDAGTARLLLDRLVRLLDAVAGDPTAPVAEHDLLTPGERAAVTEGWQGAPAVAHDTTVHALFARRAAAHPERTAVVCGDRETGYGELDALAERVAAALADAGVRPGDTVALLMERSTDLIAGCLGVLKAGAAYLPLDARAPRARSAAVVSAAGASVLLTDPGTDTDGLGVGHVLRPGEDEAAGRPSPDGRDDDTAGAVPVTGRPDDLAYVMYTSGSTGTPKGVAVAHRDIVALALDRRWRGGAHDRVLFRSPHAFDASTYELWVPLLTGGLVVVAPPGDLDVDGIARLIGDQRVTGTFLTATLFNELADRCPQLLGTLREVMTGGEAASPAAVRRVRAHCPDTIVTNAYGPTETTTFAALFPLGPGDDIPAGQVPIGRPLDGTRLHVLDDRLAPVPPGVTGELYIAGAGLARGYLGRPGLTAERFTACPSGPPGTRMYRTGDLARWTRDGQVEYLGRADRQIKIRGLRIEPGEIENALAGHPDVGRAAVTVVPGAAGPSLAGYVVAAEGRCPDPVALRAHLRGELPDWMVPLTITVLDRFPVTPNGKTDLAALPAPGPAAGERPYQAPRDDTERALAGLWERLLGVEHVGVHDDFFALGGHSLLATRLLAQVRSLLGAAVTVRAFFAGPTVARLAEAARTAAVATPDDEPPVVRRARRAGHAGRV